The following proteins are co-located in the Pan troglodytes isolate AG18354 chromosome 5, NHGRI_mPanTro3-v2.0_pri, whole genome shotgun sequence genome:
- the LOC129144400 gene encoding putative POM121-like protein 1-like yields MPEQDKDPRVQENPDGQRRVPEVTGDARSAFWPLRDTGVLFPFVPSPGPLQTYLHAQRSEIRYNQTSQTTWTSSCTNQNAISSSYSSAGGLLGLKWRRGPAEQKSGAGMPEQDKDPRVQENPDDQRTVPEVTGDARSTVRPLWDNGGLSPFVPRPRPLQTDLHAQSSEIRYNQTSQTSWTSSSTKRNAISSSYSSTGGLPGLKQRRGPASSRCQLTLSYSKTVSEDRPQAVSSGHTRCENKADTAPGQTFAPRGGSPRSQASRPRRRRIALLPRRRGEPLMLPPPLELGYRVTAEDLHLEKEAAFQRINSALQVEDKAISDCRPSRPSHTLSSLATGASGGPPVSKAPTMDAQQDRPKSQDCLGLVAPLASAAEVPSTAPVSGKKHRPPGPLFSSSDPLPATSSHSRDSAQVTSLILAPFPAASRDAGMRRMFCVRNCLRGLGLFLLVFFFFFFFFLLTWASFSF; encoded by the coding sequence ATGCCTGAGCAGGACAAGGACCCTAGAGTCCAAGAGAATCCTGATGGTCAGAGAAGAGTCCCCGAGGTCACCGGGGATGCACGGTCTGCATTTTGGCCCCTGCGGGACACTGGAGTCCTCTTTCCCTTTGTGCCCAGTCCCGGGCCTCTGCAGACATACCTCCACGCCCAGAGGTCAGAAATCAGATACAACCAGACATCCCAGACCACCTGGACGAGCTCGTGCACCAACCAAAATGCCATCTCCAGCTCCTACAGCTCCGCGGGAGGCTTGCTGGGGCTAAAGTGGAGGAGGGGGCCAGCGGAGCAAAAGAGCGGGGCAGGGATGCCTGAGCAGGACAAGGACCCCAGAGTCCAAGAAAATCCTGATGATCAGAGAACGGTCCCCGAGGTCACCGGGGATGCACGGTCTACAGTTCGGCCCCTGTGGGACAATGGAGGCCTCTCTCCCTTTGTGCCCAGGCCCAGGCCTCTGCAGACAGACCTCCATGCCCAGAGCTCAGAAATCAGATATAACCAGACATCCCAGACCTCCTGGACGAGCTCGAGCACCAAACGAAATGCCATCTCCAGCTCCTACAGCTCCACGGGAGGCTTGCCGGGGCTAAAGCAGAGGAGGGGGCCAGCCTCATCCCGCTGCCAGCTGACCCTCAGTTACTCAAAGACAGTGAGTGAGGACAGGCCTCAGGCTGTCTCTTCGGGTCACACACGGTGTGAAAATAAGGCAGATACAGCACCAGGGCAGACATTCGCCCCAAGGGGTGGCTCCCCCAGATCCCAGGCCTCTAGGCCCCGTAGACGCAGGATTGCCCTGCTGCCACGCAGGCGAGGGGAGCCTTTAATGCTGCCACCTCCCTTAGAGCTGGGGTACCGGGTCACGGCTGAAGACCTGCACCTGGAAAAAGAGGCGGCATTCCAGCGGATCAACAGCGCGCTGCAGGTTGAGGACAAGGCCATCTCGGACTGCAGACCCTCACGGCCTTCCCACACTCTGTCCTCACTTGCAACAGGGGCTTCTGGTGGGCCTCCCGTTTCTAAAGCACCCACTATGGATGCACAGCAGGACAGACCCAAGTCCCAAGACTGCCTGGGCCTAGTGGCCCCCCTTGCATCTGCTGCAGAGGTCCCCTCTACAGCTCCCGTGTCTGGGAAGAAGCACAGACCACCAGGACCCCTGTTCTCCTCCTCAGATCCCCTTCCTGCCACCTCTTCCCACTCCCGGGACTCAGCCCAGGTCACCTCGCTGATTCTTGCCCCCTTCCCAGCTGCAAGCAGGGATGCCGGCATGAGAAGAATGTTTTGTGTTCGAAATTGTTTGAGGggtttgggtttatttttgttggttttttttttttttttttttttttttttgcttacatGGGCATCCTTCAGCTTTTAA